The segment TTGTTTTCCAGGTGATATGTTTCTTATATAATATCAACTGCTTCATATAAGTTGTCTTTACTAGTAGAACATTTGGTCAATATTATCCAGCTAGGGCAATACCGTTTTGGACtataaaaagatgtttttaagatgtcctgccggggatgCTTTTAGACAAGGCCATTTTGGAAtataaaaagatgtctttaagatgtcctttGGGGGATACTTTTGGGTAAAGCCATTTCAGAATATACGTCTTACGGACGTCTTATTTCAATCTTGGTGTTATGTCCCGAGTTAGTCTTTGAGCGGACATCCTAAAAACATCTTTTTTAAGTCTTCAAGTTCATTGGTGAAGTTGTCCTGAATTTGCCTTGTTAAGACGTCTCAAAGACATCTTTTTCTGATCCAGTTTTGCCCTTGTTCATTTGTCCTGAAATAGCCTGATCTTGGACGTCTTACGAACGTGTTATTTAAGTCTTTCTATTGTGTCCCGACCCGAGTTAGTCTTTGAGCGGACATCCTAacaacatctttttttggtcttcgAACCGCCTTGTCCTAGAGTAGGCATAGCtggacatcttaaaaacaATCATTTTTAGTCTTCGATAGCATTGTCCCAAGGTATTCCTGAGCGGACATCTTAGAGACCTCCTGTTTTAGTCTTCGATGGCATTGTCCCAAGGTAGTCCTGAGCGGATATCttaaagaaatcttttttagTCTGAAATGGCCTTATCTAAAAGTATCCCTGACAGGACATCTCAAAGAGATCTTTCCATAGTCCGAAACTGCCTTGTCCAAAAGAATCCTCGAcaggacatctttaagacatctgttAGTAGTCCGAAAAggccttgtccaaaagtattcttgacaggacttcttaaagacatcttttttttggtcAGGCAGGCCCATGTCgtaaagtatccccggcaggacatcttaaagagatccttttctagtcttcCTTTATCTTGTCCCAATTAGgggcctgacgggacatcttaaagacatctttattTTGTCAGGCAggtccctgtcccaaagtatccccgacaagacatccaaaagacatctttctttggtctggcatgcccttgtcctaaagtatccccgacaggacatctttaagacatctgttTGTAGTCCGAAAAGGCCTTGTCCAAAAGTCTTCTTGACAGGACATctaaaagacatctttttttgttctgtcaTGCCtttgtcctaaagtatccccggcaggacatcttaaagacatcattttctagtctttttttgtcttatcccaatagtaggcctgacgggacatcttaaagacatcttttttttgtcagtcatgtccctgtcccaaagtatccccgacaagacatccaaaagacatctttttttgttctggcatgcccttgtcctaaagtattcccggcaggacatcttaaagacatccttttctagtctttttttgtcttgtcccaatagtaggcctgatgggacatcttaaagacatcttttttttgtcagtcatgtccctgtcccaaagtatccccgacaagacatccaaaagacatctttttttggtctggcatgcccttgtcctaaagtatccccggcaggacatcttaaagacatccttttctagtctttttttgtcttgtcccaatagtaggcctgacgggacatcttaaagacatcttttttttgtcagtcatgtccttgtcccaaagtatccccgacaagacatccaaaagacatctttttttggtctggcatgcccttgtcctaaagaATTTCCGGCAGGACGTCTTTAAGCCATCCATTTTTagtcttcttttgtcttgtcccaaaagtaggcctgacgggacatcttaaagccatcttttttttgtcaggcaTGTCCATGTACCAAAATATCCCTAACAAGACATCCTAAgaacatctttttttagtccGGGATGTCTTTTGGACTACCGGATATCCTTGggatgtcttaaagattacccgttgctatgtgggTTATTAATTCATTATACCGGATGTCGAAATGTATTCCGCATCAAATGTGCACCCCTTGCGTTACAAAAGCTATTCGTATGCATTGACACTACTTTGTTATGCAGACTTTCTGTTGTTTGACGTGTAAAATCATACAAGATAAGTGCGGGAAAATCCACTCCTCTGATAGTTGATTAAGTTTATCGAAGCTAAAGGTACTCTTTAGCATACCTTTCCCCTTGGAAATATGGAAGAAAGTTTTAAACCAATGTAGGCTACTGCTGTTTCATAAAATCCAATTGATATTTAACCCAAATTAGTTATTGATCATGTATATGCTTTGGCAAATCGCTCTTAAACAAACTGTGCTTGTAACCTTATATAGTGAACCACTTTGAAGCAACAACACAATTACTATTTTCAATATGCAAGATCATTGGTTTTGCTGGATGATACATATTTGGAACGCTCAGATTGTTTGTTGGAAGCTCTGCGCTTGTTGACGGGAGGGTTCAATTCATCGACCGTTACGGTGTAAGTTAGTGTGTAGTCTGTCTCCGATCGCCAAACGTCGTCAATGGTGGTGTACGATTCCGAATCACGAACTCCGAATCACGTCACATGGTTTCCTTGTGGAACGTTAACAACaataaacaagaaatttgCTTACGTCTATTAGGCCGGGCGTCATTGATGTGAAGTTACCCATTACTGCTGTACTCAAATATTTCTCCGTCAACTGAGCGGCCAGTTCTCCAGTAGGATCATCAATGTCTTTTGTTCCGTTCATCATGAATAAATATGAATTAAAATAAGTTCGACCAAAGAAACAGTTTCTCAATATACTAACGCAACGTATAGTCAGCAGTTGTGGGACCAAATCATTTGCCAAATACTCCTCGTCTTCGGTCAGATTGTTGGGAACTAAGAAACTGGTGTACAACACTGTTGGAAAACCATGGTGCAAAAAGTTTATCACGCGACATATAGCAAAAATTATCAATATAGAACATAAAGTTAACGTAAattgaacgaaagaaaaccttACGTCCTAACACCACTGAGccttcttgtttgtttgcaCCGAACCTGTAGGCATCGAAAAATCCGATTAATGTGATGACAATCAAACAAGCGTCGCACAAGAAATGCTGAAAATTATAACAGCAAAGTATTCGTGTTTACATTGTAGGAACAGTTGCAAAATTGCCGGAATTGTATAACTCAAAAGGGTCGGACTCGATAATCCGTTGTGCTCCAGCAACTTGAATGATGGGATTGGAACCGCTGAAGCCCAGGCCACCTTTCGACATTTCCGCCGTCTTGttaacgaagaaaaaaatatgtaaatttaAACAAGATACTAGCTAAAATAGTGGGATATACCCACAATATCAATCATCAATTGTGTTCTTTTTATGTGGTGAAAACGTTTGGCAAAATCTACGGCAAATATTGGTTGATTATACATACTGAGTAGTCTCGGTATGCTTCGTTCAGTTCTGCGGGATCGATATTGCGCACGCAAGTGAGTAAATCTTGGTAAGGTTCCACTGGACATCCTGCCATTTCAGAGATTTGAAGGGAAGCTGCTTTGCCTCTTCCGTCGCCATCAAGGGCCCATTCAGCCAAAACAGATCCGCTTTCGGCGATGGCCCGTTGGAAGAGTCCTGCACCAAAAATGATGGTAATACCGACTAGATTTAAGCTCAATAGTCCTACCTCTTGCTTGTGGTGCCAACAGAAGAAGCGTAATACTAGCGCTTCCAGCACTTTCTCCTGCGATGGTGATTTGACTGGGATCTCCTCCAAAGTATTGGATGTGTTTGTTGACCCAACGTAAAGCTTCGATTTGGTCGAAAATGCCGGCATTGCCAGGAACATCATCCGTGTCGAATGAGAGGAAACCTTAATGTGGGATGttccaaagaataaaaattgtcAACTTTTCTCTGAATATAGAAAGAATTTTATATCACCAAGTGGACCGAGGCGGTACTGAATCGGAACTAGAACGATGTCGTGTTCCATAAATCTGTTGGGTAGATATTCGAGGGCATggccaagagaaaaacctccTCCATGGACCCAAACCATGACAGGAAGAAGCTTGTCGGATTCAAATGGCAACTAGACGTAATGCAATTTTGTTAAAAATCATTGCTAAAGTTGTCTTGATTTTTGTCGTTACTTGTGGCGTGAAGATATTCAGAGAAAGACAATCCTCGTTGGTTGAATTAAGCTGAGGGCAACCAGCATTATTATTGGTAGTCTGCTGGATTTCATCCATCGAGTAGGGGATTTTCGGAAGCGGTGGCTAAGTATGAAAATGGTATTTAGTTTCTCGTACTATGACCTCACGTTTGTAACTATACTGACCAAAAATCGATTCTCAGGCGTGGGTTTTTCTGCGTAAAAAACACCGCGAAACGCGTAGAACGGACGTTCAGTGTAAGTCGAGTTTTCGTTGGTCCCGTTAAGAACGCCATAACCAGGTACTTCGAGGATGACTTGCGAAGAAACCTCAGCTAAATAATGGCCGGCCAAAAGGAAAATAACGATGATGGGTAACAAAAGCGACTTCATTTTGCTGCGACAGCTGAAGGTCTTAGTCGGATATCTCAACTACTTTTTATAGCTTGAGTGGTATCTATCTTCCGACTGAATGGGCGGAGTTTCaatattattcaaattttaccCAAAAAAGTTCGAGTACTCAGCGTCTTCTCGTATATAGTGCAACTTGATGTAGACATTTGAAAAACGATAAAACTATCAAGAGAAACCGATCCAAATCGACATCCATCCATTTTGTGTTGCATAGAACGTAGTAATGTTAGCACACGAATTTTGTAATTTCGTATTGTCCAAATAATAGGTAATACTAGGCGGAGTATTCTTATAAGTAAAAGATAATAAGCTATTTCTGTCAA is part of the Daphnia magna isolate NIES unplaced genomic scaffold, ASM2063170v1.1 Dm_contigs255, whole genome shotgun sequence genome and harbors:
- the LOC123467982 gene encoding putative inactive carboxylesterase 4, which translates into the protein MKSLLLPIIVIFLLAGHYLAEVSSQVILEVPGYGVLNGTNENSTYTERPFYAFRGVFYAEKPTPENRFLPPLPKIPYSMDEIQQTTNNNAGCPQLNSTNEDCLSLNIFTPQLPFESDKLLPVMVWVHGGGFSLGHALEYLPNRFMEHDIVLVPIQYRLGPLGFLSFDTDDVPGNAGIFDQIEALRWVNKHIQYFGGDPSQITIAGESAGSASITLLLLAPQARGLFQRAIAESGSVLAEWALDGDGRGKAASLQISEMAGCPVEPYQDLLTCVRNIDPAELNEAYRDYSTAEMSKGGLGFSGSNPIIQVAGAQRIIESDPFELYNSGNFATVPTMFGANKQEGSVVLGLLYTSFLVPNNLTEDEEYLANDLVPQLLTIRCVSILRNCFFGRTYFNSYLFMMNGTKDIDDPTGELAAQLTEKYLSTAVMGNHVT